The Coffea arabica cultivar ET-39 chromosome 2c, Coffea Arabica ET-39 HiFi, whole genome shotgun sequence genome includes the window AGGACCTTCAACAGTATAAAGCTTCATTGGAAGAGTTGAAGAAAAAGCTGTTGATGAGAGCCgatgacttgatattgttgaaaaattcttcttcttcttcaactaaTTTGGGCTTAAATAATAGCGGTGATATCAATCCCGGCGTGACTGCAGTTGGTTGTGATGATATGTTCTTCAATCAGACGACGACTGAATACTGCAACAACTCCATCGTTCCTTATGGTTCTGATGACTTCGGAAATTCTCTGCAGGTTTGAAGATCTGTGGTTGGCAAAGTCAGGATAAGTTTAATATATGCATGGCTTTCAGCAGTTTTTTTTTACTGTTTAGTTTATTGATGGTTTTTCACAGTGTTGTTAGCGTTCGTTCCTTATGAATTACTATAAATTAGGCTCTTGCagtgttttattttattgtgtTGACTGAtgtctctttttttgtttttgtctttcAGTGATTTTTAAGTAGGGAGTATTCTTTATCTCCCCCTCTATGCgtgcatatatttatatatatatgtgtgtgcgaTCCAATCTTAAATAATTGATATTAGTGTTAAAAAGCACACTCACTGTGTGTGCAATTTAGaaatcattattattttttatgaatttgtaaattttattgtttcattaataaattttataagAACTTTTCATTAGCAAACTTcaatttataattaattttttcttcaattaaaAATAGATAATTTGGTAATTGCAATATTTAGAGTGATTATGTTGGTAAATGTGATCACGTGACTTAgggtaaaaaattaattttctaagaataaaattgaaagttcgaaaaaaaattgtagaaaataTTTACACGGGCTGTCAATGCCCTCTTCTTATATATTGTATAAGATTGAGGGCCTGGACTAAATGACACCAAACAGACAAAGTGAGATgtgtaaaaataattaatccaagtttcctttcctttttcttttaaatccaaTAGTATATTGCATGAAATTAAAAGCTTTAAGCAGTAAACTTACAGGATCAATCAAGCCCAAATCATGGGCTACATACAACCTCGGCCTATCTAATGTTTTATTTACTGATGCAGGCTGACCCACTGCAAACAAGGTGAGATCACCTGATCCCGCAGATAAGTGTTTGAGTAACTTGTCTTTCTTTGTGTGGTCCAAGCATGATACCAGTGGGGAAATCCCTTCAATTGCCCCTAAAAGATATACATCAAGCACTAAGAACAATATAATCTGCAAAATGCGATGAAATGTGCAAACAATCACAAACATCACTCTCACCATCTTCTAACACCTTTAAGAAAGGCAAACCCTTTGCTCCAGATTTAATAGCTTCATTGTAAATATCACCTTTCTTCAAAGCAGTATTTGAGTATGTCTTTCCTCCTGAAGGGACACACAAGGCTTTAACAATTCCCCCACTCTTCAAGGTATCTGCAAATGCCTTGAAGGAGGAATTTGAAAATATCTCAGATACCTGCAAGCCAAGACCATTAGGTAATCactccaaaaaacaaaaaatagattTAAGATTTCATAATATAGTATCATCTATGGTACCAAAAGAATGACAACCtgtctccccccccccccccccccctctcccaaaaaaaaaaaagaaaaagggaaaagaaactatttttcttgggacAAACTGAAGAAGGGGCTATAGACTGCATTGGCAGCTCTCAGTTGAGAAAATTGAAAGAGATAAAGAATAAAAACAAGTTTACATAATATAGTTAAGATAGTTTACATAATGattctttttgagaaataaatatCTTGGGAGAATAATTAATCTAGgattatttcctttttctttgttataAGTTTTATTGTTTTTGCTGCTGGTACTCTCCTAATAAAGTACAAAGCAAGTGAATTTGAAACTTTATGGTCCTGTAATTTTAGGTTTAGGTCGTATTATGCGAGAATTAAATCAAACTCAGAGCCTCAGATGCTAACTGAAGTGATAGGAGGACCAAATGATATCTAGAATAAACAAAAATGATTGTTGCTTTGCTTAGCCGTGCTTAGGCTTAGTTTGCTGCTGCCCAATTTCAGTCATTTGTTTTACAAAACATTGCACAAATAAGGTCTTCAGAATTGCTGGAATTTCATATTTAAATTGCTCAAAAGAGTCCGAGAATTCTTACGtttccaataaaaaaatttccacCTTCATGAACATGCATTTAATATATTAACATGAGGAAATCAGAATTCTGTTCTTAGCATCTCCAAGCAGTAGTGCAGCAAGTTAACTCTTTGGTGTCGTGCTTAACTGTTTAAGCTGTTGTATAAAACTGGACTgttctttctttatttatatATTCCTATGCTCGAGGAAGTGTACATTCTGTTTGATTACATTTCTTTTGTCATGTATAAGCATCATGTTAAAGTTTTGGCTGTATTTGTGATGGATTATTGCGAATCATTTTGCCATAGGTTCCTTGACATTCTGCATGAGGCTCCTTTATTTGGTCACCGGAAGCCTACTAGCATTTTGGGGAGTATATTCTACTGTATTTTGCTGGCAAGTGGTAGCTATTATCTGCTTCGGAGTCAACTAAGTTAATTACTACATTTTCAGTTTGTACCAAGAACTGctgattttcttgaattttaggCAGGTTATGCTATTATTGCTGCTGGAGCTACATGGTTTTTTCACCCTCAACCGGAACTGATTTCACCTTTGCTCTGTAGTTCTGATGTCATTCTTTTGGTAATCACAGGTACATGCTTGGTCTTCTTTACCCTTTTTTGATGTATTCTTCGATGTGATGACTTAACTGCCCTGGAAGTTGGCGGTGATTTTAACTTTGCTTTTTGCAGGCTTCATCTTTCAAGTTTCATTTGATTTAGATGTCATATAATTCATCTCAGtttttttgagttttcttttcaaatacTTCCTGATCTGTAGTTTATCATTGTTACTGTGTTTTCCAGGTTTATTTCAGCAATACCTTGTCTATCAAGTGCAGAAAATACGGTTAcaggttctctctctctctcatacacacactcacacacacgCACagacacacatacacacacagaAGCACATACATAAACATGAGTTCATATGCATTTGGGGTATGTATGTGTATAATCCTTTCTATTTATCAATTGATTTCAAGTCCATCTTGGTActaatttgttttcttttgtgtatgtatgtttcttttcttccaacTTTGGGAAGATGTAAATAATTCTTTGAACTAAAGGTAGAACTTCAGAAGGAAACCTTAACCATCATTGTCAACTGCATAAATAATTTGGAAGCCAAAGTTTTGATTGAATTTTGGGATTTGTGAAGTCTAAGCTAAGAGAGGAGCTAATAAATTGACTAAAGAATTAGGTATAAGACAACACACAAGGCGAGATGTGAGGAGATTGGTGGAATCATGGGGACATTAGGACATTCTGAGTGCACATGTGTTCGTAATAGTTATGTTCTTGAACTAATTTATGTGTGCTGTTATTTTACTTAGCAAGTTTATGAGTATTTTTCTTGATCTCTTGGTTGCTGTTATTTTATCCCAGCttaaaatttgtagcttttgAAGCTTAGATTCAAGGCATGCATGTGTTTTGTAGGGTTACTACGTTTTCAGCCAAAAGTTGAAGCACATTATTCGCCTACCTTTTGCTGTTATAGCATGTGGTACGTTTGTATCTGCATTTTCATGCCCTATGATGTTGTAACCTGAAGAATTTCTAAATATGAAGAAATCATAGTAAATATTTACTCCATTTTGACATCAAATTAGTTTGTCCCATTCTATATAGTCTAGTGTTTATCTCGCATTTGGACGCAGTTCTTTGCTTTTTGTTTGAAGACATTTTCAGAATTCAATCTTCACCTAGCATTTTTTAGTCCTTAAGTAGGTCATCTTTGCCTTTTGACCAGTCTTCCATCCAAATATTACTGGAAATCTTACTAAAttactactttttctttttcattttaaattattattctttttctttaagtTCCTTGTTTACTGCATGATGATCAACCTTCTTTTATTGAATGTTCCTCCATTTATCTCTTGTAATACCTTGCTCGTATTCTTCACAGAAATACTGAAATGTAGTCAGCACCTTTTTGGCTTTCAATGAGATATCTCTATGATATATGCACTGCAGGAACTGCAGCTATGCTGCTTATCCATGTCTGGGAAATTTATATACGCTTTCTGTCCATATCAACAATACTTAGGTATGCTATTAGTTCTTTGAATACATACTCAAGTTCACTAGGTTCATCTGGACTAATGTAAACTCTCTTTTTTCAATCTGTCTGGAAGAAACAAACATGCATATGTTAAGCACTTTTTTTTATGTGAAAAGTTACTTTTGCCAAATGCAAGAAGCATATGTAGCATCTAGGAATCCATGATTGCTGCCAAGGGAAACTGTTCATTTCTGACTATTTAATCACTTAGCATTAAATGTGCAGGATTATTATGCTAGCTGAGATAATTTGTGCTGCGTTCTTCATGAGTGTCTATATTGGTGAGTTTTGACTGGCTAATTGTTATATGTAGTCATTAAAAATTCCACATTTTTTTGGCAATTAAATCGAGATGCTTTTGTTAGGATCTTGTTGATGACTGCACTGACATGCATTCTATCATATAATAGCAACTTCATCTTGCTTAAAACTTTATTACTTTTGCCTATCAAGCACTACACTAACTAGTCCAGTATATAAGGTTCAACTATAGCTGATTTGCTATcagttataatttttctttctgCAGGCTTCCAATTTTTAGTCATATGTAAGCATTGTAATGTTTTGGACTATGAATGCTGCAATGGCCAGCACAAGTAGCTCCACAATGGTTCTTGTGCCATCAGTGTTTAATAAACATTTCTGTGCTGCAGGTTATGTACACCAGTACAGTGCATTGGATTCTCAACCTGATGTTTTGAAATCATTATATTCTCCACTTCAACCATCCAGCTCTCTGGAAGAGTTAAGGTAACAATATTACAATGGTCGGACTGCTTCAGCCTCTGAACAATTTTTCAGCTAGTTTACTTTCTTTCCTGTAATGTCTTAAGGCTGATGTGGTAGGTCACCACACAGTGTAGGTGATTGCTTTCACTACCATAAAATTAACCTTCCACTGCCCCCGGTACCTCCCCTATCCAGAAGTTGTACTACATAATAGCGCATTTTGAGAACTTCTGATGACTCTGCTACACTTTTTGCCAGCAGTTCTCTTGAAACCGTTCTGTTACTGCCGGCATTTGAAACTTCCTGATAATTGCTAATCATGAGCTTGAGTTATATTAGACCACTTTGGATACCAATCTATCTAAACTAGATGTTCCAAGTCTATTTGTGTGCTTAAACTTCAACACTCTTTTTCAC containing:
- the LOC140004459 gene encoding protein FIP1-like isoform X1, with the translated sequence MRLLYLVTGSLLAFWGVYSTVFCWQVAGYAIIAAGATWFFHPQPELISPLLCSSDVILLVITGLFQQYLVYQVQKIRLQGYYVFSQKLKHIIRLPFAVIACGTAAMLLIHVWEIYIRFLSISTILRIIMLAEIICAAFFMSVYIGYVHQYSALDSQPDVLKSLYSPLQPSSSLEELRSQINGDKVLKQ
- the LOC140004459 gene encoding protein FIP1-like isoform X2 — encoded protein: MRLLYLVTGSLLAFWGVYSTVFCWQVAGYAIIAAGATWFFHPQPELISPLLCSSDVILLVITGLFQQYLVYQVQKIRLQGYYVFSQKLKHIIRLPFAVIACGTAAMLLIHVWEIYIRFLSISTILRIIMLAEIICAAFFMSVYIGYVHQYSALDSQPDVLKSLYSPLQPSSSLEELR